From Psychroflexus torquis ATCC 700755, the proteins below share one genomic window:
- a CDS encoding class I SAM-dependent methyltransferase: MRKIIGLLVFCFSITLIAQSPSSVDIYAYKEGDPNGTGKWYMGREIAYVMGFQGMSWLDRPEREREENTAKLLQHMNITSGDIIADIGAGSGYHVFKMSSIAKDVFVYAVDIQDEMLVEMNERITDNEIDNVALVKGSEKSVNLAKNSVDKILMVDVYHEFSYPIEMLASIKSALRADGKIYLIEYRAEDPSVPIKKVHKMSEKQAIKEFEAAGFTLEKNKGNLPWQHCMVFVKS, from the coding sequence ATGAGAAAAATTATAGGTTTACTCGTATTCTGCTTTTCAATTACTTTAATAGCTCAAAGTCCAAGTTCAGTAGACATCTATGCGTATAAGGAAGGAGATCCCAATGGGACAGGTAAATGGTATATGGGAAGAGAAATTGCCTACGTGATGGGTTTTCAAGGGATGAGCTGGCTAGATCGTCCTGAACGCGAAAGGGAAGAGAACACAGCGAAATTATTACAACATATGAATATCACTTCAGGAGATATCATTGCAGATATTGGAGCAGGATCTGGGTATCATGTGTTTAAAATGTCTTCAATAGCCAAAGACGTATTCGTTTATGCGGTAGATATTCAAGATGAAATGCTTGTAGAAATGAACGAACGTATTACCGATAACGAGATTGATAATGTGGCGCTTGTTAAAGGAAGTGAAAAGAGTGTCAACTTAGCTAAAAATTCGGTTGATAAAATACTTATGGTAGATGTCTACCATGAGTTTAGTTACCCCATAGAAATGCTGGCTTCCATAAAAAGTGCTTTGCGAGCAGACGGTAAAATTTATTTAATCGAGTATCGAGCCGAAGATCCCAGTGTCCCCATTAAAAAGGTTCATAAAATGAGTGAAAAGCAAGCGATTAAAGAATTTGAAGCTGCAGGTTTTACGTTAGAAAAAAATAAAGGAAATCTTCCGTGGCAACATTGTATGGTATTCGTTAAATCATAA
- a CDS encoding YybH family protein: MKKLNKLTLITMIFALSFAIQSCEQKQKEPTVEVEKEEISKSATLEELGQMNRDFAKALTAKDAVAAAIVYDENASILPPNEPIVTGRANIQAYWQGAIDAGIIDATVKTIDAKSVGNSGYEIGTFTMRFHGAKNDTLVEVGKYTEILELNKEGKWMAIYGMWSSNEPMPTE; this comes from the coding sequence ATGAAAAAACTAAATAAATTAACTTTAATCACAATGATATTTGCATTGTCTTTTGCAATTCAAAGTTGTGAACAAAAGCAAAAGGAACCAACGGTAGAAGTTGAAAAAGAAGAAATCTCCAAATCTGCCACTTTAGAAGAACTCGGACAGATGAACCGCGATTTTGCAAAAGCATTAACAGCAAAAGATGCTGTGGCTGCTGCCATTGTTTATGACGAGAATGCTTCTATACTTCCGCCAAATGAACCTATTGTTACTGGACGCGCCAACATTCAAGCATATTGGCAAGGAGCTATTGATGCCGGGATTATTGATGCAACTGTAAAAACGATTGATGCTAAAAGTGTAGGTAATTCAGGTTACGAAATTGGAACGTTTACAATGCGGTTTCACGGAGCGAAAAATGATACACTAGTTGAAGTTGGGAAATATACAGAAATACTTGAGCTAAATAAGGAAGGAAAGTGGATGGCTATTTATGGTATGTGGAGTAGTAATGAACCAATGCCAACCGAATAA
- a CDS encoding DUF481 domain-containing protein has product MTKFLYFLLFFPMLLSAQINESDTLSIKANLSLTGFYQGGNVETIIFRAKSDFSFKPLKNLVFKTQNSYVYQEFGKEKADEDILSVNFLYLNPDRKLYPLVLGFISTNFRREIDLRSLLGAGVTYQIVNKKSHWLKLSLSSEYEQTAFGETNFNRSDYDGSESINTFRGTVWVNGKYNLFKKKVILKHELYFQPSLEQSDNFRWQADLALELPLWKFLNFKINYIHTFESIVIENQSQEDRFLTFGFTLKSFGLD; this is encoded by the coding sequence ATGACTAAGTTTCTGTACTTCCTCTTGTTTTTCCCTATGCTTCTTTCAGCTCAAATTAATGAAAGTGATACGCTTAGCATAAAAGCAAACCTTTCATTAACTGGATTTTATCAGGGCGGAAATGTAGAAACCATCATTTTTAGAGCAAAATCAGATTTTAGTTTTAAACCTTTAAAAAATTTGGTTTTCAAAACTCAAAATTCATATGTGTATCAAGAGTTTGGAAAGGAAAAAGCTGATGAGGATATTTTAAGTGTAAACTTTTTATACCTAAATCCCGACCGCAAACTATATCCTTTAGTATTAGGTTTTATAAGTACCAATTTCCGAAGAGAAATTGATTTACGTTCTCTGCTAGGGGCAGGGGTTACCTATCAAATTGTGAACAAGAAAAGCCACTGGCTAAAGCTTTCCCTTTCTAGTGAATACGAACAGACAGCTTTTGGGGAAACTAACTTTAACCGTTCAGACTATGATGGAAGTGAATCTATTAACACGTTTCGGGGTACCGTTTGGGTGAATGGTAAATATAATTTATTTAAAAAGAAAGTCATTTTAAAACATGAACTCTATTTCCAGCCTTCTTTGGAGCAAAGTGATAATTTTAGATGGCAAGCAGATTTAGCTTTAGAACTACCCCTTTGGAAGTTTCTGAATTTTAAAATAAATTATATCCATACTTTCGAGAGTATTGTGATTGAAAATCAAAGTCAAGAAGATAGGTTTCTGACTTTTGGCTTTACCCTAAAAAGTTTTGGTCTTGACTAA